Sequence from the Zeugodacus cucurbitae isolate PBARC_wt_2022May chromosome 5, idZeuCucr1.2, whole genome shotgun sequence genome:
cCGTTTTACACTCTTTCGTATTTTGAAAGATATTGAATTGACCTCTCAATTTAATATGTGGAATAAACAAATGACAATAAAGTAGATCCATAAAGGTAACAAAAAACATCTGTTCTCTTTGCAGGGTTGTATTTGTAAGCATTTGATTGCGCAATATAATTgtccaatatattttattatcagaaatttaattaatatttaataacattattgCTATTTGTTtctctttattatttaaattaataatttgtacTGTGCTCATATATTTCAACTAGTTTAGGGCGAAGCAAAGTGTGGCTCATAATAATTTTGATTGAAGATATTTTATACCGAGatggtatacaaaatattttcgtataaatatttggaatggCGGCAACACTATTATTAACATATTTGTAGAACaagcatattttttgtttacccaCTTATGAAGTTAAATACCATTTACAAAATATgctgatttatttgtttattggaaAGCAGTGTTTTATATACTGATTAAATTATGTCAATAAGCCGTGACAGTAAAAGTATGGTTAAATCTGGTGAtgaagtaaataatatatttgaggaAATCGAAGAGCTTCTAAAAAACAGTGAGGTTGTATGTGGAATAacaaaggaaataaaataatattaatttatatattttatagagttTGGAAAAATCCACACCAGCTACGAAATTATCACCTCTAAAACCTTTTAATGATAATGTTACATCGATGTCTTTGCCAAATAATATAGGCGATACCAAGTACAATAATAAGCCAACTATTTTAAATACTACAGCTGTTGTTGAGGAATTGTCTTTAAACTTCTTGCAAGCAAGAGCTAATTATGACTTCCTTATATCCACAGACACTGAGTCCGCGCCTGAAGAAGAGCTTTCATTGTACTCAGTGAATCAAAATGAATTACAACCTGTTAATGCACCTTTTATGGTGCCcggtatatataaaaaaatcgccAATGCATCTTTAGCTTCAAGCAAACATTCATTGCAAAATGATGTCCCCGATTCCACCAATGTTGTATTGATGACAAAATGTCCCAAAGGGAAGATTATTTCGCGGGTTGATTTTGAAGGTGCATCAGCTACAGATGAAACTACAGAgaacaatttaaattatgttGAAGAACGTAGTCTGGCAGTGGCTAAATCATGTAATGTTGGTACTCCTTCTAATTGTCTTTTAACTTTCGCATATAATATTCACAAATTAGCGAAAACCGATTGCATAGTAATAGATAGGTACCatagcaaaatataaatttatacaatacatatattaagggaattaaatcacttttatttttaggggaaaaaatgaaataactcGTATTCCATTACGCAGCAATGATCAAATTCTGTACCGACTTCTGGGACCCGAAGATTTAAATCTACAAATTAATCAGAGTATTGCCAACCCAACATCTGCCAGGGACACAATCCTTTCCGCAAAAGCTAAAATAGGTCGACCTAGAAAACACACACTACCAAATGAGAATAAGCAAAAGCAAGAAGTTTCCtgtaagaaattgaaaatagagCCCATCGCCAAACAGGAAGAAACAACTAAAATTGCGCCAAATTCTCAGTCTTTTACCCGAACGCGGTCCGGACGTATGGTTAAGTTGTTAACGGATCCACAACGCGCTTCTGATGTTAAACAGGACTCAATTTTTGAAACTATTAATGTAAAAACCATCATCAATGAATCAAAAGATAAGGACTTCCAATGCAACGTAAACACCATTACAACCACTGAAAAAAACAACGTGACAGAACCAGAACTTACAAACGACACTTTTGCAAACCATCGGCGGGTGCCACCCAATGCAATTTGTCCCAaatgtggaaaaatatttttgggtcGCCGTTTAAATCGTCATTTCACGCAACATCCCGACCATATGTTAGCAAAAGTTGCTGAGGACCCATTAAAGCAAAAACCAGATGTACAAATTGCCACAGACAATGCCAATGAAGATATGACGCTTTTTCGTTATCTTACTACAAAGTTGCAGAAACCTTTGCTCAACGAAGATCAACGTGCCGATCTCTTTTTAAATGAACTAAATGATTTAGTGGAACAACTACAGCTGCGAAGCACTCGGCTTATACGCAATACATCTGGATTGCATTTCGTTAGCGCTCGAACAGCACGTTTGTTAGGCATACCGGAGGGCCAGTATGCGTTAGATATGTCTGCAATAGAAAGCGAGGCCCCTTTTATAGATGCAGAGCACAGCAGCGTGAATGGGGAAGAGCGAAAGCGGCATCAAATTATGCCACAGGTGGTAACTGTAAGCACACCCAGCTTAGATTATACAGCAATCAGTTTGGATGATACACTAACAGATGAAGCAGctcagaaattaaatttatccgCCGGTGGCAAGTTGTTACCGCCATCTGAGGAAAGTCTTTTGCGTGCTGTAGGCGATCTGGTACATGATGGTATAACCAAACTGGTAGATGCAAATCTACTGCATCCACCGCGTTCAGTTGTACAATCCACTGTGACGTCAACTCTAGTGCAGCAGTATGATCATGTGAGCGACAATGCTGTGGAAGCGCTAACTATGAAAGAGCACAACGCGCCACAGGAGGGCACATCACTGCTAGACCTAAAAGTGGACTTTTTTcagttcaaaaataattaaatacaaaataatttattaaccttgcaaaaaagaaaaatccatAAATACTTTATTCACACACATGTACTATGACATTCGATAAATGGTCCTTAGCTTATAAGAGTGaagttaattatttcatttacattaaTGGTCAatgaattgcattaaaataatgCTTATGGCTGTAAAAttgttatgcaaataaattaataccaaaatttagtttattattattttttatttcaacgaaATGTGCTAAGCTTACTATTTACATAAATTGGAATAATACTTACAGATGGAACAATAGGCTCGGCGCACACCTGCCATGGCTATACTTACTATtcatactgttgttgttgtagcggctgTAAGAAATACTAATGTCACTTGCTTTCAATTCGACATTTTTCGATCAGCATTCGACTCACACATTTTTGGTATTCAGTAAAGGAGGTGTTTAATGGGAAACGGAAATAAGTCACTTACAAAATAATGCTTAcaaccattttcgttacaacaTGTCAATAATTTAGTTGTAGCAAATTTCAATGCCAAAAAGCGTGCTTTAAGCTTGTGATTAATAAAGTTCAATAACACAGcgaaaaaaatggtaaaagtTAATGAAGCTACACTACATCTTATTCGAGTATTGGTGTATGTAAATACCTGCATACCAATTCCATAAGTATGAAATGATAAATgattgtacgtacatatgtatgtatgtatgtatgtatgtagactcTGCACTCGCTGCTAGAACACAATACCTGCACTAATCCGATGACTAGGAATCTAGTTTGTTCAAATGACACCTTAATCCGCAGCGGCTACAGTGCCTCTAGTTGTCTCATTTTCGTTGATTTGTTTAAATCTTTTCCGGTTGTCTGCCCCGAGTAACAGTTTGgagtggcgaagtccctgcaAGTGCAGCGCTTCCTACTTGCCACTTCATATTCTAGGTAGATGATTTCTGAGAACATGTCGACCAACAGTAATGAAGAGCTCCGGCCTTACCGGCCTAGCAGCTGCGGTCTTTTTTGCTAGTTGATCCCCAAGTTCGTTGCCTTGTATACCTTTGTGACCTGGTACCCATATTAAGGttatactattgttgttgcaaacccTGTTAAGTTTTTCAATACAGTCCAGAACCAGCCTCAAATCTATTTCAAAGGATAATAATTCCTGgagagccgcttgactatcactGATGATGGCTATCCGTTCACCGTGGCAGTTCCTGTCCAATATGACCTCAGCACATTTGCTAATGGCATAGATCTCAGATTGAAAGATGCTGTGGAATTGTCTCACATATACACATCCATTTATCGCAATCGGATCTCGGCAGTGTCTTTTCTCCTTCGAAGGTGCTCATTAAAAATTGGTTTAACAAATTTCGACGTGT
This genomic interval carries:
- the LOC105216442 gene encoding uncharacterized protein LOC105216442 isoform X2 encodes the protein MSISRDSKSMVKSGDEVNNIFEEIEELLKNSESLEKSTPATKLSPLKPFNDNVTSMSLPNNIGDTKYNNKPTILNTTAVVEELSLNFLQARANYDFLISTDTESAPEEELSLYSVNQNELQPVNAPFMVPGIYKKIANASLASSKHSLQNDVPDSTNVVLMTKCPKGKIISRVDFEGASATDETTENNLNYVEERSLAVAKSCNVGTPSNCLLTFAYNIHKLAKTDCIVIDRGKNEITRIPLRSNDQILYRLLGPEDLNLQINQSIANPTSARDTILSAKAKIGRPRKHTLPNENKQKQEVSCKKLKIEPIAKQEETTKIAPNSQSFTRTRSGRMVKLLTDPQRASDVKQDSIFETINVKTIINESKDKDFQCNVNTITTTEKNNVTEPELTNDTFANHRRVPPNAICPKCGKIFLGRRLNRHFTQHPDHMLAKVAEDPLKQKPDVQIATDNANEDMTLFRYLTTKLQKPLLNEDQRADLFLNELNDLVEQLQLRSTRLIRNTSGLHFVSARTARLLGIPEGQYALDMSAIESEAPFIDAEHSSVNGEERKRHQIMPQVVTVSTPSLDYTAISLDDTLTDEAAQKLNLSAGGKLLPPSEESLLRAVGDLVHDGITKLVDANLLHPPRSVVQSTVTSTLVQQYDHVSDNAVEALTMKEHNAPQEGTSLLDLKVDFFQFKNN
- the LOC105216442 gene encoding uncharacterized protein LOC105216442 isoform X1, whose protein sequence is MSISRDSKSMVKSGDEVNNIFEEIEELLKNSEVSLEKSTPATKLSPLKPFNDNVTSMSLPNNIGDTKYNNKPTILNTTAVVEELSLNFLQARANYDFLISTDTESAPEEELSLYSVNQNELQPVNAPFMVPGIYKKIANASLASSKHSLQNDVPDSTNVVLMTKCPKGKIISRVDFEGASATDETTENNLNYVEERSLAVAKSCNVGTPSNCLLTFAYNIHKLAKTDCIVIDRGKNEITRIPLRSNDQILYRLLGPEDLNLQINQSIANPTSARDTILSAKAKIGRPRKHTLPNENKQKQEVSCKKLKIEPIAKQEETTKIAPNSQSFTRTRSGRMVKLLTDPQRASDVKQDSIFETINVKTIINESKDKDFQCNVNTITTTEKNNVTEPELTNDTFANHRRVPPNAICPKCGKIFLGRRLNRHFTQHPDHMLAKVAEDPLKQKPDVQIATDNANEDMTLFRYLTTKLQKPLLNEDQRADLFLNELNDLVEQLQLRSTRLIRNTSGLHFVSARTARLLGIPEGQYALDMSAIESEAPFIDAEHSSVNGEERKRHQIMPQVVTVSTPSLDYTAISLDDTLTDEAAQKLNLSAGGKLLPPSEESLLRAVGDLVHDGITKLVDANLLHPPRSVVQSTVTSTLVQQYDHVSDNAVEALTMKEHNAPQEGTSLLDLKVDFFQFKNN
- the LOC105216442 gene encoding uncharacterized protein LOC105216442 isoform X3; this encodes MSLPNNIGDTKYNNKPTILNTTAVVEELSLNFLQARANYDFLISTDTESAPEEELSLYSVNQNELQPVNAPFMVPGIYKKIANASLASSKHSLQNDVPDSTNVVLMTKCPKGKIISRVDFEGASATDETTENNLNYVEERSLAVAKSCNVGTPSNCLLTFAYNIHKLAKTDCIVIDRGKNEITRIPLRSNDQILYRLLGPEDLNLQINQSIANPTSARDTILSAKAKIGRPRKHTLPNENKQKQEVSCKKLKIEPIAKQEETTKIAPNSQSFTRTRSGRMVKLLTDPQRASDVKQDSIFETINVKTIINESKDKDFQCNVNTITTTEKNNVTEPELTNDTFANHRRVPPNAICPKCGKIFLGRRLNRHFTQHPDHMLAKVAEDPLKQKPDVQIATDNANEDMTLFRYLTTKLQKPLLNEDQRADLFLNELNDLVEQLQLRSTRLIRNTSGLHFVSARTARLLGIPEGQYALDMSAIESEAPFIDAEHSSVNGEERKRHQIMPQVVTVSTPSLDYTAISLDDTLTDEAAQKLNLSAGGKLLPPSEESLLRAVGDLVHDGITKLVDANLLHPPRSVVQSTVTSTLVQQYDHVSDNAVEALTMKEHNAPQEGTSLLDLKVDFFQFKNN